The genomic segment CGGCCAGACAATCCGCCTGCAGCTCGAGCTTGACCGAGAGCTGGTTGCCCTGTTCCCGTGAGGTCCGCTGGCGGGCGCGCTGGACCTGGTCGCTTATGCCCATCTGGTTCTGAATGTGGTGACCGACCTCGTGGGCGATGACGTAGGCCTGGGCGAAATCCCCGGGCGCTCCGAATCGACGCTCGAGCTGATCGAAGAAGCTCAAGTCAAGATAGACCTTGCTGTCGGCGGGACAGTAGAAAGGTCCGACCGCCGCCGAGTTGAAACCACAGGCTGAACGTACCTGACCCGAGAACAAGACCATGGCCGGCTCCTGATACCCCGAACCGAGAAGCTGATTCCAGGTGTCTTCGGTGTCCGCGAGCACGACGGACGCAAACTCGCCCAACGTGTCCCGGGGACTCGCTCCAGGGCCGCCGGAAGTGGATCCGGGTGCCGGCATGCCCTGCCCGACCTGGGCGTCCTGGATCACCTCGATCAGCTGCTGCGGGTCGCGCCCGAACATCCAGGCGAGCAGTACGATCACGATCAGGCCGCCGCAGCCGATCGGTGCACCCCGTCGAGCCATGCCGCCACCCATGCCGCGCCGATCTTCGACGTTCGCACTCGTCCTGCGTCCTTGCCATCTCATGCTCTCCTCCTCCTCCGTCCGATCCCGGGTACCAAAATCCTACCCCACGCCCCGCGCGGCTTCGATCGCCAAGGTTCTTGGAAACGGAAGGTCCGCGCGGCAGCGCGCGGGCCGCTAGACGATTCGCTCGCGGATCTTGGCCGACAGGATGTCCATGCCCCAGACGGTCACCGCGATCAGAAGCACCAGCGTGCCGACCTCGCCCCACTGCCCGAGGTCGACCCTCGGCTTCAGGATGTAGCCGATGCCGCCGCCACCGACGAAGCCGATGATGGTCGACATCCGGACATTGATGTCCCAGCGGTAGATCGTGAAAGACAGGAACGGTGGAATGACCTGCGGCACCACGCCGTAGCGCATCACCTGCAGCATTGAGCCTCCGGTGGCCGTGATCGCGTCTACCGGTCCGGTGTCGATGTTCTCGATCTGCTCGGAATAGAGCTTGGTCAGCGCCGCGATCGAGTGAACCCAGAGAGCCAGAACGCCCGCGAACGGTCCGATGCCGACCCAGGAGATGAAGATCAGGGCCCAAACCAGAGGCTCGACCGCGCGGGTCAGGTTCATCGCCGTGCGGGTGAGCGTATAGATCGTCCGCGACCAGAAAGTGCCCCTGGTCAGATTGCGAGCCGCCATGAACGAGAACACGAAAGCTACCGGAATCGCGAACGCCGTCGCCATAAAGGCCAGGAAAATCGTCTGCACCAGTAGCACCATGCCCTGATGAAGCACCGTCGACGACGGGTTGAGCAGCCCTCGGACGATGTCCTGCGCCTTGTTGAACTGAGTCAGAAACTGTACCAGCTGGACCTCGGTGATCAGCCAACCGGTGAAGAACGTCACCTCGGCGAGCAGGAAAGCGAACCAGCCTCGACAGGTACGCGTCCACGGCGGCCCCTCGGTCTCGGTGCCATGAATCAGCGCGTTTCCGGGCGAGACCGTGACCACACCCTTTGCCCTGCCCCACAGAAGAGCCGCAACCGCGGCGCCCAATGTGGCGCGGCCGTAGTGCAACAGATCCAGGATCTCCTCGGCCAGAAGCAGGAAACCCGTCGGGCTGCGCCGCCCCGAGAACGCGATCAGCAGGAACTCGATCATCAAGATGCCGAGCCAAATCAAAACCGCATCGATCAGAAAGACCTGAAGCGGCTCGAGTGCTCTCTTCCAAGCCGTTTTCGGGCTACCTTCGCTCATGCCTCCACCGCCAACCCCGTCGCGGGCTCGGCTTCCTCACCGTAGATATCCTTGAAGGTCTGGGCGTTGAAGCCTTGAGGATCACCCTCGTAGACCAGCTTGCCGTCACGCAGCGCCATCAAACGGGTCGCATACCGCTGGATCAGATCCACGTCGTGAAGAGTGCACACCACGGTCAGCCCCTCTTCGCGATTCAGGACCTCGAGATGGCGCATGACCGAGTGCCGGAGGGCCGGATCGAGGGAAGCGACAGGCTCGTCGGCGAGAAACAGCTTCGGGTCCTGCATGAGAGCCCTGGCCACGGCCACCCGCTGCTGCTGGCCACCCGAGAGAGCGTCGGCGCGGCTACCCCCGCGGTCGCCCAGGCCGACCCGGTCCAGGCATGCCTGGGCCCGCCGCCGCTCTTCGTCCGAGTAGCGCATGGTCAGGCTGCGCAGCAGCGAGGTTCGGCCCAACGCTCCCGAGAGCACATTCGCCATCACCGTGTGGCGCTTCACCAGGTTGAACTGCTGGAAAATCATGCCGATGCTAGCCCGCAGCTTCCTGAGCTCGGTCCCCCTGGCGCCGGTCATCTCGTCTCCGAAGACCCAGATCCGACCCTCGGTCGGGTCGTGGAGCCGGTTGATGCAGCGCAACAGGGTCGACTTACCTGAGCCCGATAGGCCGATTACCACCAGAAACTCGCCCTGCTCGACCTCGAGCGACACGTCCTCGAGCGCGCGCACCGGACCCGGAAAGACCTTGGTGACGTTCTCGACCCGAACCGCGATGTTGTTGTCGCCCACTATCCCGACTTCTTCCTTCTTTCGAGCTTCTCCTCGGCGGCTTCCATCAGACCTTCGGCGCTGATCCCCGACGCCTCGAGCGCCAGGCGGAAGCCGTCGAAGGCGGAATCATCGATCTCCGCCGCACCCACCGCCGTCAGCAGGGCGTTGTAGACATCCTGCCCTTCCGGCGTCCGGAGATAGCGCTGGAACGAATCCACGAAGCGCTGCCAGATCTCCTCGGGCAGGCCCTTGCGCGCGGCGCAGAGATCGTTCGGAATGGGATCGGTGAGCGCGATGATGCG from the bacterium genome contains:
- a CDS encoding zinc metallopeptidase, producing MRWQGRRTSANVEDRRGMGGGMARRGAPIGCGGLIVIVLLAWMFGRDPQQLIEVIQDAQVGQGMPAPGSTSGGPGASPRDTLGEFASVVLADTEDTWNQLLGSGYQEPAMVLFSGQVRSACGFNSAAVGPFYCPADSKVYLDLSFFDQLERRFGAPGDFAQAYVIAHEVGHHIQNQMGISDQVQRARQRTSREQGNQLSVKLELQADCLAGVWGHHANRQRNLIEPGDFEEGLRAAAAIGDDSIQRKSNGYVQPESWTHGSSEQRQRWLYRGLETGDPQACDTFQ
- the phnE gene encoding phosphonate ABC transporter, permease protein PhnE; this translates as MSEGSPKTAWKRALEPLQVFLIDAVLIWLGILMIEFLLIAFSGRRSPTGFLLLAEEILDLLHYGRATLGAAVAALLWGRAKGVVTVSPGNALIHGTETEGPPWTRTCRGWFAFLLAEVTFFTGWLITEVQLVQFLTQFNKAQDIVRGLLNPSSTVLHQGMVLLVQTIFLAFMATAFAIPVAFVFSFMAARNLTRGTFWSRTIYTLTRTAMNLTRAVEPLVWALIFISWVGIGPFAGVLALWVHSIAALTKLYSEQIENIDTGPVDAITATGGSMLQVMRYGVVPQVIPPFLSFTIYRWDINVRMSTIIGFVGGGGIGYILKPRVDLGQWGEVGTLVLLIAVTVWGMDILSAKIRERIV
- the phnC gene encoding phosphonate ABC transporter ATP-binding protein, giving the protein MGDNNIAVRVENVTKVFPGPVRALEDVSLEVEQGEFLVVIGLSGSGKSTLLRCINRLHDPTEGRIWVFGDEMTGARGTELRKLRASIGMIFQQFNLVKRHTVMANVLSGALGRTSLLRSLTMRYSDEERRRAQACLDRVGLGDRGGSRADALSGGQQQRVAVARALMQDPKLFLADEPVASLDPALRHSVMRHLEVLNREEGLTVVCTLHDVDLIQRYATRLMALRDGKLVYEGDPQGFNAQTFKDIYGEEAEPATGLAVEA